A stretch of Dyella sp. BiH032 DNA encodes these proteins:
- the tviB gene encoding Vi polysaccharide biosynthesis UDP-N-acetylglucosamine C-6 dehydrogenase TviB: MGNLEDARIAVIGLGYVGLPLAVEFGKKYDTVGFDIRSARVEELRAGKDATLEVEPEELAAATRLRYSDRLEDLRDRNVYIVTVPTPIDAAKRPDLTPLVRASEMLAQVLKRGDIVVYESTVYPGCTEEVCVPLLEQGSGLTFNQDFFAGYSPERINPGDKQHRVTTILKVTSGSTPEAASYVDALYSSIITAGTHRASSIKVAEAAKVIENTQRDLNIALVNDLAMLFNKLGIDTLEVLQAAGTKWNFLPFRPGLVGGHCISVDPYYLTHKAQEVGHHPDVILAGRRTNDGMGPYVAGEVVRLMVRKGINPVRAKVLVLGLAFKENCPDLRNTRVIDIVQALRGYNAEVDVHDPWVDAAEAAHEYGLEPIGAPDAGSYDAVIVAVGHREFAALGAEGIRALGKPASVVYDVKYVLPREAVDGRL; this comes from the coding sequence ATGGGGAATCTGGAAGACGCCCGCATCGCGGTCATCGGCCTGGGCTACGTCGGCCTCCCGCTGGCCGTGGAGTTCGGCAAGAAGTACGACACCGTGGGCTTCGACATCCGCAGTGCGCGGGTGGAGGAACTGCGCGCGGGGAAGGACGCGACGCTGGAGGTGGAGCCGGAAGAGCTGGCGGCGGCGACGCGGCTGCGCTACAGCGACCGGCTGGAGGACCTGCGCGACCGCAACGTGTACATCGTGACGGTGCCCACGCCGATCGACGCGGCCAAGCGGCCGGACCTGACGCCGCTGGTGCGCGCCAGCGAGATGCTGGCCCAGGTGCTCAAGCGCGGCGACATCGTGGTGTACGAGTCGACGGTATATCCGGGCTGCACGGAAGAGGTGTGCGTGCCGCTGCTGGAGCAGGGCTCGGGCCTCACGTTCAACCAGGACTTCTTCGCCGGCTACAGCCCGGAGCGGATCAACCCGGGCGACAAGCAGCACCGGGTGACGACGATCCTGAAGGTGACCTCCGGCTCGACGCCGGAAGCGGCCAGCTACGTGGACGCGCTGTACTCCAGCATCATCACCGCCGGCACGCACCGGGCCAGCAGCATCAAGGTGGCCGAGGCGGCGAAGGTGATCGAGAACACGCAGCGGGATCTGAACATCGCGCTGGTGAACGACCTGGCGATGCTGTTCAACAAGCTGGGCATCGACACGCTGGAAGTGCTGCAGGCAGCGGGAACGAAGTGGAACTTCCTGCCGTTCCGGCCCGGCCTGGTGGGCGGGCACTGCATCAGCGTGGACCCGTACTACCTGACCCACAAGGCGCAGGAGGTGGGCCACCACCCGGACGTGATCCTGGCCGGCCGGCGCACCAACGACGGCATGGGCCCGTACGTGGCCGGCGAGGTGGTGCGGCTGATGGTGCGCAAGGGCATCAACCCGGTGCGGGCGAAGGTGCTGGTGCTGGGCCTGGCGTTCAAGGAGAACTGCCCGGACCTGCGCAACACGCGGGTGATCGACATCGTGCAGGCGCTGCGCGGCTACAACGCCGAGGTGGACGTGCACGACCCGTGGGTGGACGCGGCCGAGGCGGCGCACGAGTACGGGCTGGAACCGATCGGCGCGCCGGATGCGGGCAGCTACGACGCGGTGATCGTGGCGGTGGGCCACCGGGAGTTCGCGGCGCTGGGCGCGGAGGGCATCCGCGCGCTGGGCAAGCCGGCGTCGGTGGTCTATGACGTGAAGTACGTGCTGCCGCGCGAGGCGGTGGACGGGAGGCTGTGA
- a CDS encoding diguanylate cyclase, which produces MWRRLLFAAGALFLVPFAVSSAENTAAAPQPALLDVADSIKTSDHGTFVKLLQRLEQDLPGLSPQQQWHLRYLLAWDVAYDGDYARANQLLDQVIAQGVDPTLRFRATATSMNILGIGHRYEEAFTRLDRLLGQLPAVTDKRARLQGLGEAAQLLMAAGQYELAAQYADQMLQNLPPGEGPCKGAFFKAEAAYRRSLPDARRLVDKAIAQCVAVGETVYANTLRAELAAADVEQGHAAAAAELLTKHYVDVQHDRYQTLIAQFDATLAKAHLNLGNLAEARRHALSAVENSVQGEFTEPLGMAYQVLYQAARKQGDLPTALTYLEKFMAADKGYLDDVTAKALAYQVVKQQVLSGRMQLDALNKQNQILQLQQALDRKAVENSRLYIVLLLMALGFIVLWIFRLKRSQLRFMWLSRLDSLTGICNRKHFIEEAEQALQLASRTRQPAALVIIDLDHFKQINDTYGHGVGDHVLKQTVAACRPRLGPRDVFGRLGGEEFAVLLPDCPPDQALARAERLRAAIGALSPVEDGELNVTASLGVAVTASLGYDVSELLVRADHALYRAKSEGRNRVVAAWAGAVPVRTAVGEARQAQATL; this is translated from the coding sequence ATGTGGCGCCGACTGCTCTTCGCCGCCGGGGCGTTATTCCTGGTGCCGTTCGCGGTGTCCTCGGCCGAGAACACCGCAGCGGCGCCGCAGCCCGCGCTGCTCGACGTCGCGGACAGCATCAAGACCTCCGACCACGGCACCTTCGTGAAGCTGCTGCAGCGGCTGGAACAGGACCTGCCGGGCCTGTCGCCGCAGCAGCAATGGCATCTGCGCTATCTGCTGGCCTGGGACGTTGCCTACGACGGCGATTACGCGCGCGCCAACCAATTGCTGGACCAAGTCATCGCACAAGGGGTCGATCCGACCCTGCGCTTCCGCGCCACGGCCACGTCGATGAACATCCTGGGCATCGGCCATCGCTACGAAGAGGCGTTCACCCGGCTGGACCGGCTGCTCGGCCAGCTGCCTGCCGTCACCGACAAGCGCGCGCGCCTGCAGGGCCTGGGCGAAGCCGCCCAGCTGCTGATGGCCGCCGGCCAGTACGAACTGGCCGCGCAGTATGCCGACCAGATGCTCCAGAACCTCCCGCCCGGCGAGGGCCCGTGCAAGGGCGCATTCTTCAAGGCCGAGGCCGCATACCGGCGTAGCCTTCCCGATGCGCGCAGGCTGGTGGACAAAGCCATCGCCCAGTGCGTTGCCGTCGGCGAGACCGTCTACGCCAATACGCTGCGCGCCGAGCTGGCCGCGGCGGACGTCGAGCAGGGCCACGCGGCCGCGGCGGCGGAGCTGCTGACGAAGCACTACGTCGATGTACAGCACGATCGCTATCAGACGCTGATCGCGCAGTTCGACGCCACCCTGGCCAAGGCGCACCTCAACCTCGGCAACTTGGCCGAAGCCCGGCGGCACGCGCTGTCGGCGGTCGAAAACAGCGTCCAGGGCGAATTCACCGAGCCGCTCGGCATGGCCTACCAGGTGCTCTACCAGGCCGCGCGCAAGCAGGGCGATCTGCCGACCGCACTCACCTATCTCGAAAAATTCATGGCCGCCGACAAGGGCTACCTGGACGACGTCACCGCCAAGGCGCTGGCCTACCAGGTGGTGAAGCAGCAGGTGCTGTCCGGGCGGATGCAGCTGGACGCGCTGAACAAGCAGAACCAGATCCTGCAGCTGCAGCAGGCGCTCGACCGCAAGGCAGTGGAGAACAGCCGCCTGTACATCGTGCTGCTGCTGATGGCGCTGGGCTTCATCGTGCTGTGGATCTTCCGCCTGAAGCGCTCGCAGCTGCGCTTCATGTGGCTGTCGCGGCTGGACAGCCTCACCGGCATCTGCAACCGCAAGCATTTCATCGAGGAGGCCGAACAGGCCCTGCAACTGGCGTCGCGGACGCGGCAGCCGGCGGCGCTGGTGATCATCGACCTCGATCATTTCAAGCAGATCAACGATACCTATGGCCATGGCGTGGGCGACCACGTGCTCAAGCAGACCGTGGCCGCGTGCCGGCCGCGGCTGGGCCCGCGCGACGTGTTCGGCCGCCTGGGTGGCGAAGAATTCGCCGTGCTGCTCCCCGATTGCCCGCCGGACCAGGCACTCGCCCGCGCCGAACGGCTGCGCGCGGCGATCGGCGCGCTTTCACCCGTCGAGGATGGCGAACTAAACGTGACGGCGAGTCTCGGCGTGGCCGTCACCGCGAGTCTGGGATACGACGTGAGCGAGCTGCTGGTGCGCGCCGACCACGCGCTGTACCGCGCCAAGAGCGAAGGCCGCAACCGTGTGGTCGCCGCATGGGCGGGCGCAGTGCCGGTGCGCACGGCGGTGGGCGAGGCGCGGCAGGCCCAGGCGACCCTTTAA